A window of the Candidatus Neomarinimicrobiota bacterium genome harbors these coding sequences:
- a CDS encoding MFS transporter: MIDSKKSIVAWSFYDWANSAFATTVMAGFFPIFFKEYWSNTDSVTLSTWYLGLANSIASIIVAAMAPFLGAVADRGTAKKKFLILFAFLGIIGTGSLWIVGQGQWQMAVMLYIIASVGFLGGNIFYDSLLPGITSKKKIDYASSLGFALGYIGGGILFLINVLMYKNPDMFGIPDGATAIRISFIMVAVWWAVFSIPIMVFVKEPRIHHPIGLMKAVGAGWGQLGKTIREIRHLKVVGTFLLAYWLYIDGVDTLIRMAVDYGTSLGFPASSLITALLLVQFVGFPATLAYNWFAFKVGIKKAIYVAICGYIGITIFGVFVQELWHFYAIAVLIACFQGGIQALSRSMYSRIIPKEKAAEFYGFYNMLGKFAAIIGPPLMGYVGLVTGNPRMGILAISVLFIAGAFILTKVDLDEGERMAKEYLSLK, translated from the coding sequence ATGATTGATTCAAAAAAATCTATTGTGGCATGGTCCTTTTATGACTGGGCCAATAGCGCTTTTGCCACGACTGTCATGGCAGGCTTTTTCCCAATTTTCTTTAAAGAATATTGGTCCAATACTGACAGTGTTACTTTAAGTACATGGTATTTGGGATTGGCAAATTCTATTGCATCTATCATAGTTGCTGCCATGGCGCCATTTTTGGGCGCCGTTGCCGATAGAGGTACAGCCAAAAAGAAATTTTTAATCTTATTCGCTTTTCTTGGCATAATTGGAACCGGCTCCTTATGGATTGTAGGCCAAGGGCAATGGCAAATGGCAGTTATGTTATATATTATTGCATCGGTGGGATTCTTGGGTGGAAATATTTTTTACGACTCGTTACTACCGGGAATTACATCAAAAAAGAAGATTGATTATGCCTCATCTCTGGGATTTGCTTTGGGATATATTGGGGGTGGTATCCTTTTTCTTATCAACGTACTTATGTATAAAAATCCTGATATGTTTGGAATCCCCGATGGTGCTACAGCTATTCGAATTTCATTTATCATGGTGGCAGTATGGTGGGCCGTATTTTCAATTCCAATTATGGTATTTGTAAAAGAACCGCGAATTCATCATCCCATCGGATTAATGAAAGCGGTTGGGGCAGGATGGGGCCAGTTGGGGAAAACAATTAGGGAGATAAGGCATCTGAAAGTTGTGGGCACATTTCTGCTGGCCTATTGGTTGTATATCGATGGGGTGGATACCTTGATTCGTATGGCTGTGGATTATGGCACAAGCCTTGGCTTTCCTGCAAGTTCACTAATCACAGCACTGTTGTTGGTTCAATTTGTAGGCTTCCCCGCCACCCTTGCTTATAATTGGTTCGCATTTAAGGTTGGTATTAAAAAGGCTATTTATGTGGCTATTTGCGGTTATATCGGCATTACAATATTTGGAGTTTTTGTACAAGAGTTATGGCATTTTTACGCAATTGCCGTGCTTATCGCTTGTTTCCAAGGAGGTATACAGGCCTTGAGTCGATCTATGTATTCACGTATTATACCGAAGGAAAAAGCAGCAGAATTTTATGGGTTTTATAATATGTTGGGGAAATTTGCTGCCATTATTGGACCGCCACTCATGGGATATGTTGGATTGGTTACCGGAAATCCACGGATGGGAATTTTAGCTATTTCAGTCCTGTTTATTGCCGGTGCATTTATCCTAACAAAAGTAGATCTTGACGAGGGAGAACGGATGGCAAAAGAATATTTATCCCTAAAATAA
- a CDS encoding DUF1343 domain-containing protein, producing the protein MIRGKLIYPYFMKAILLFSILAGQQFNHSIVMPVPDLSFHPAIFYGIDVLEQMDFKPLYGKTIGVFTNQTAVNRKGTHLLDLLKAHPKIDIEIIFTPQYGLFAEQNERFRIQGDQKYDPIYNARIVEVFGRNVKPPEWSMRGLDLILVDIQDTGVRFSTYVATTTKIMEVASHWNTPVMVLDRPNPLRGDRIDGPVIRSQFQSFEGYHLVPIRHGMTIGEMVIMANEMGWIKNLKRANLTVIPMANWKRSYWLDKSEHPWINPQPKINTLKTNLAYVGFGLLEGTNLNDGRGTDRPYMRAGAPWLSGYHLAEKLLLLKLPGVEFRVVEYIPRKKEEDKVVPLHVDEVCSGVDIYITDPNRFDPLATATAIMVLSRQLYPRQFKWDALHRIDKLFGHSQLRVFAAQGKPANYLPPLWLKDVLKFNEFRQQFLLYQ; encoded by the coding sequence ATGATTCGAGGAAAATTAATCTATCCATATTTTATGAAAGCAATTTTATTGTTTTCAATTCTGGCCGGGCAGCAATTCAATCATAGTATTGTAATGCCCGTTCCCGATCTTTCGTTTCATCCTGCCATTTTTTATGGTATCGATGTTCTTGAGCAAATGGACTTTAAGCCATTATATGGAAAAACGATCGGTGTATTCACCAATCAAACGGCTGTGAATCGAAAAGGAACACATCTTCTTGATCTTTTAAAAGCGCATCCAAAGATTGATATTGAAATAATTTTTACACCCCAATATGGTTTATTCGCAGAGCAAAATGAACGGTTTAGAATTCAAGGAGATCAAAAGTATGATCCCATTTATAATGCCCGAATTGTCGAAGTTTTCGGCCGAAATGTAAAACCACCGGAATGGTCCATGCGGGGATTGGATTTGATACTTGTAGATATTCAAGACACGGGCGTGCGTTTTTCTACTTATGTTGCGACCACGACTAAAATAATGGAAGTAGCCAGCCATTGGAATACCCCAGTCATGGTGTTGGATCGTCCAAATCCGCTACGGGGTGATCGTATAGATGGCCCGGTTATTCGTTCCCAATTCCAGTCATTTGAAGGCTATCATCTGGTGCCAATTCGTCATGGCATGACCATTGGAGAAATGGTAATTATGGCCAATGAAATGGGTTGGATTAAAAATTTAAAAAGAGCCAACTTAACGGTGATTCCAATGGCGAATTGGAAGCGATCTTATTGGTTGGATAAATCAGAACATCCCTGGATTAACCCCCAGCCAAAGATTAACACACTTAAGACTAATTTAGCTTATGTAGGTTTTGGACTTTTGGAAGGTACCAATTTAAATGATGGCCGAGGAACAGATAGACCCTATATGCGTGCTGGTGCACCATGGCTTTCTGGATACCACTTGGCCGAAAAACTGCTCCTCTTAAAATTGCCCGGTGTGGAATTTCGCGTAGTAGAGTATATCCCTCGTAAAAAAGAAGAGGATAAAGTTGTACCCCTTCATGTGGATGAAGTTTGCAGCGGCGTGGATATTTATATTACCGATCCGAATCGATTTGATCCATTGGCCACAGCAACAGCCATAATGGTGTTATCTCGACAATTGTACCCCCGCCAATTCAAATGGGATGCTTTGCACCGAATTGATAAGCTTTTTGGCCATAGCCAACTACGCGTTTTTGCCGCTCAGGGAAAACCGGCTAATTATTTGCCGCCTCTATGGCTGAAGGATGTGTTAAAGTTCAATGAATTCCGTCAGCAGTTTTTACTGTATCAATAA
- the alr gene encoding alanine racemase: protein MVGPKAKIHLNRLKLNYDLIQNQVQGKPLMAVVKANGYGHGGVDCAKSLESHGCRFFAVFHLDEGIELREAGIKSEILVFSRIDSARLGKAISNDLILNISSSSDLPDLISYYDAKNVCPKVHIKVDTGMTRLGYNTVEIETLIHTLKDNPQIPCEGIYSHFSTADEGDLSYAYEQEAKFKIVLDIADEIGYAFKYIHFSNSGAVLNMDQSSYNIVRVGMLLYGAFPSNEVPKSLPVQPVMEFRAPVVEVRQVSAGTQVSYGGVYKTKFETNIGVIQCGFADGIPRPWYEGGYVSFNGRHFKIAGRICMDQFMVDFEETKPVFGDEVLLIGESGNDDVRMEMIAEKINSTPYVLATAIGGRTHRIYQD, encoded by the coding sequence ATGGTAGGGCCCAAAGCAAAAATTCATCTGAACCGACTGAAGCTTAACTATGATTTAATCCAAAATCAGGTACAAGGGAAGCCCCTCATGGCAGTAGTGAAAGCTAATGGATATGGTCATGGTGGTGTCGATTGTGCTAAATCACTAGAATCTCACGGATGCCGTTTTTTTGCCGTATTTCATTTGGATGAAGGTATTGAATTGCGTGAAGCGGGTATAAAATCGGAAATTTTAGTTTTTAGCCGAATAGACTCTGCTCGACTGGGAAAGGCCATTTCCAATGATTTGATTTTAAATATCTCTAGCAGTTCAGATTTACCCGATTTGATTTCATATTATGATGCAAAAAATGTCTGCCCAAAAGTGCATATAAAAGTGGATACTGGTATGACGCGTCTCGGGTACAACACTGTTGAAATTGAGACATTAATTCATACCTTGAAGGATAATCCTCAAATACCATGTGAAGGGATTTATTCCCACTTCTCTACGGCGGATGAAGGTGATCTATCCTATGCTTATGAGCAAGAAGCAAAGTTTAAAATTGTTTTGGATATTGCTGACGAAATAGGATACGCATTTAAATATATTCATTTTTCCAATAGTGGTGCCGTATTAAATATGGACCAAAGTTCGTATAATATTGTCCGTGTGGGAATGCTACTTTATGGTGCCTTCCCATCCAATGAAGTGCCCAAATCTTTACCGGTTCAACCGGTTATGGAGTTCAGGGCACCTGTGGTTGAAGTTCGCCAAGTTTCCGCCGGAACTCAGGTAAGTTATGGCGGTGTCTATAAAACAAAGTTTGAAACAAATATTGGCGTAATTCAATGTGGCTTTGCCGATGGTATTCCCAGGCCATGGTATGAAGGCGGATATGTCAGTTTTAATGGAAGACATTTCAAAATTGCCGGTCGTATCTGTATGGATCAATTTATGGTTGATTTTGAAGAGACTAAACCGGTCTTCGGTGATGAGGTTCTTTTAATCGGTGAGAGCGGCAATGATGATGTTCGCATGGAAATGATTGCTGAAAAAATCAATTCTACTCCCTATGTTTTGGCCACAGCAATTGGTGGTAGGACTCATCGAATCTATCAGGATTAA
- a CDS encoding ABC transporter permease produces the protein MIKALFFRRLWLIRHRLMSTLAFMVLLPLLLHIAITMVMKNILISSLDRVPYEVWVFPGIIFLIAGLSTFSIIYRDLFDLRIHKKSFIPITLAPYSKTQLILGFLTTSILESLVYVLVAMSVLTVLLPEPLNWTAYLFIPVFTFLYTFMLGNFVITFSVLTDRISTYLSIVITMFMFVLFGTGVLVEFDFYPKTIGTILSYSPLSMILSDLRGIIFFNRVDWPQIFAPLVIAIGWTWLNGYLLKRKMKQ, from the coding sequence TTGATTAAGGCGCTATTTTTTCGAAGATTATGGCTCATCCGTCATCGTTTAATGTCAACCCTCGCTTTTATGGTATTGCTACCTTTATTGTTACATATTGCCATAACAATGGTGATGAAAAATATATTGATCAGTTCTCTAGATCGAGTGCCTTACGAAGTATGGGTGTTTCCTGGAATCATCTTCTTAATAGCCGGACTTTCGACTTTTTCTATTATTTATCGTGATTTGTTTGACTTGCGCATTCATAAAAAATCATTTATTCCCATAACATTGGCGCCTTATAGCAAGACACAATTAATTCTTGGGTTTTTAACTACATCTATCCTTGAATCATTAGTTTATGTCTTAGTTGCAATGAGTGTTTTAACGGTCCTTTTACCAGAGCCATTAAATTGGACAGCGTATTTATTCATTCCCGTCTTCACCTTTTTATATACATTTATGTTGGGGAATTTTGTGATTACTTTTTCTGTTTTAACCGACAGGATTTCAACCTATTTGTCTATCGTGATAACCATGTTTATGTTCGTTCTGTTTGGCACCGGCGTATTGGTGGAATTTGATTTTTATCCCAAAACAATCGGAACCATTTTGTCTTACTCACCCTTAAGTATGATTTTATCCGATTTGAGAGGAATTATTTTTTTTAACAGGGTGGATTGGCCCCAGATATTTGCACCATTAGTTATTGCCATTGGCTGGACATGGTTAAATGGATATCTCCTTAAACGAAAGATGAAACAATGA
- a CDS encoding ABC transporter ATP-binding protein has translation MEASITLKKVGKLAGDKTVLAGLTFGVERGSLVAVIGDNEAGKSMLLKVISGIEYQEFGQVYINGLDSRTRRLEVMSSIGFVPHEIDLDPWLTLEQNIRFMGMLYSIDVETVNTRMVQLARELHIIPYLKRMVQDISPGIVKKGMVLRALIHDPEILIMDEPTAFMDAESYRHTWDLLLRFKGVKTIVYVSQSLQEVEAAHDRILVLEDGRIALDGSLDKLLGSTFEFHQFQIEFEELPENLFQQLSKLPKVKNPSRIGNSIHFYGRERNIFFEVLNAATSAVMKDISVKKLGLQDLMDAKFAKDGIH, from the coding sequence ATGGAAGCAAGTATTACACTCAAAAAAGTTGGAAAATTAGCCGGAGATAAAACTGTACTGGCCGGTTTAACATTTGGTGTTGAACGAGGATCTCTCGTTGCTGTGATTGGTGATAATGAAGCAGGTAAATCTATGTTGCTAAAAGTGATTTCTGGGATTGAATACCAGGAATTTGGCCAAGTTTATATTAATGGATTGGATTCACGCACTCGGCGTTTAGAGGTGATGTCCTCAATTGGTTTTGTCCCTCATGAAATTGACCTTGACCCATGGTTGACTCTTGAACAAAATATTCGATTTATGGGAATGCTTTATAGTATAGATGTGGAAACCGTGAACACCCGCATGGTACAGCTGGCGCGGGAATTGCATATAATTCCATATCTCAAAAGAATGGTTCAGGATATATCACCGGGGATTGTCAAAAAAGGAATGGTACTCCGCGCCTTAATCCATGATCCTGAAATCTTGATTATGGATGAACCTACCGCCTTTATGGATGCAGAATCTTATCGCCATACTTGGGACTTATTATTGCGCTTCAAAGGAGTAAAAACAATTGTATATGTGAGCCAATCTCTTCAGGAAGTTGAAGCGGCTCATGATCGAATATTAGTGTTAGAGGATGGCCGAATTGCTTTGGATGGGAGTCTGGATAAATTATTGGGAAGTACCTTTGAGTTTCACCAGTTTCAAATTGAATTCGAAGAATTGCCGGAAAATTTATTTCAACAGTTATCCAAATTACCCAAAGTAAAAAACCCTTCTAGAATTGGAAATAGCATTCACTTTTATGGTCGTGAAAGAAATATTTTTTTTGAAGTGCTTAATGCAGCTACTTCTGCCGTGATGAAAGATATCAGTGTGAAAAAGCTGGGCCTTCAAGATCTAATGGATGCCAAATTTGCCAAGGATGGGATACATTGA
- the polA gene encoding DNA polymerase I: MSVNKSTRKRLFIIDGYALLYRAHFAMIRNPLINSKGMHTSALFGFVNQVLKLLRQEKPDYLMAAFDSSKKTFRHERYPEYKATREKMPEEMRDQLPYLGKLMDAMRIPTLERPGFEADDIIGTLAKKGDEFGLDVYIVSGDKDFMQLINDHVFLYSPSGSRKDLKIYDREGVIEKWGVPPEKIIDLLGLMGDASDNVPGVMGVGEKTAVKLLNEYGTLENALDHADEVKNKRAREGLQNCRENAFLSQELVTIVTNMDIEENFEEMETNGFNVNALDELFRELEFQALQTQLNAFHGEAPTEGKRPEKDYKTLLTQDEIRSFVNRVKKGKWLSFDLETTSVIPMRCEIVGLSFSTKANTGVYIPIQYKEKEPDLFGDALNSVLSIIKPMMEDASVPKTGQNIKFDALILKRHGIDVKGIQFDTLIAAHLLQPESRNLKLDNLSMEHLEYRMVPITDLIGKGRNQITMAEVELEKCAFYAAEDADVALQLTYIFENELKKVGIEKFFKEIEMPLLPVLLEMEFQGMFVDGQMLETMSVDLGKKIDSFVIDIQKEAGTEFNVNSTQQLANILFDIKGLPEIKKRSTAENVLQRLKNDNPIPGLILEYRKLNKLKNTYIDALPALIHPETKRIHSTFSQTVASTGRLSSRDPNFQNIPIRTEEGREIRKAFRCENNDWKIFSADYSQIELRIMAHISQDEALVDAFNKGEDIHTRTAAEVFNVAMEDVIPEMRRTAKIVNFGLLYGAGPFRMSQELGIPLKEAKAIIEAYFNRYSGIKNYIDSTVEKARENHYVETMLGRRRPVWDIDSSNHLHREAAKRMAINMPIQGTNAEMIKLAMVAIQKNIETGKLKSKMVLQVHDELVFEVPDNELDSLESMVVKEMEIALPLSVPIVVDCGHGKSWYEAH; this comes from the coding sequence ATGTCAGTTAATAAATCTACCCGAAAACGCCTTTTCATTATTGATGGCTATGCCTTGCTATATCGTGCCCATTTTGCCATGATTCGAAATCCATTAATCAATAGCAAAGGAATGCATACGTCAGCCTTGTTTGGGTTTGTTAATCAAGTCCTCAAATTACTACGACAAGAGAAACCGGATTATCTCATGGCTGCCTTTGATTCATCCAAAAAAACTTTTCGCCATGAACGCTACCCAGAATATAAAGCAACCCGTGAAAAAATGCCGGAAGAAATGCGGGATCAATTACCTTATTTAGGGAAATTAATGGACGCCATGCGCATCCCAACACTAGAGCGACCGGGTTTTGAAGCGGATGATATAATCGGAACTTTAGCCAAAAAAGGTGATGAATTCGGATTGGATGTCTATATCGTAAGTGGTGACAAAGACTTTATGCAGCTTATTAATGACCATGTCTTTCTTTATTCCCCATCGGGCAGTCGAAAAGATTTAAAAATTTATGACCGTGAAGGTGTTATTGAAAAATGGGGTGTTCCGCCGGAAAAAATTATTGACCTTTTGGGGCTCATGGGAGATGCTTCCGATAATGTTCCTGGAGTGATGGGAGTCGGAGAAAAAACTGCTGTAAAATTATTGAACGAATATGGCACATTAGAAAATGCGCTGGACCATGCGGATGAAGTAAAAAATAAACGGGCCCGGGAAGGACTTCAGAATTGTCGGGAGAATGCCTTTTTGAGTCAAGAACTAGTCACCATTGTAACCAATATGGATATCGAAGAAAACTTCGAAGAAATGGAAACAAATGGATTCAATGTAAATGCATTAGATGAATTGTTTCGTGAATTAGAATTCCAGGCGCTCCAAACGCAACTTAATGCATTCCATGGGGAAGCACCGACTGAGGGGAAACGGCCGGAAAAGGATTATAAAACCTTACTCACTCAGGATGAAATTCGATCATTTGTGAATCGGGTGAAAAAAGGTAAATGGCTTTCATTTGACTTAGAAACAACTTCCGTAATACCCATGCGGTGCGAAATTGTTGGGTTATCATTTTCTACAAAAGCAAATACTGGCGTTTACATTCCCATACAATATAAAGAAAAAGAACCTGACTTATTTGGTGACGCGCTCAATTCAGTATTATCCATTATTAAACCGATGATGGAAGATGCATCTGTTCCCAAAACTGGACAGAATATTAAATTTGATGCGTTAATCCTTAAACGGCACGGTATAGATGTAAAAGGAATTCAATTTGATACATTAATAGCCGCCCATTTGTTACAGCCCGAATCGCGCAATTTAAAATTAGATAACCTCAGCATGGAGCATTTGGAATACAGAATGGTGCCTATTACTGATTTGATAGGAAAAGGGCGTAACCAGATTACCATGGCAGAAGTGGAATTAGAAAAATGTGCATTTTACGCGGCTGAAGATGCGGATGTCGCCCTGCAACTCACTTACATTTTTGAGAATGAATTAAAGAAAGTTGGTATAGAGAAATTTTTCAAGGAAATTGAAATGCCTTTATTGCCAGTCCTGCTAGAAATGGAATTTCAGGGCATGTTTGTGGATGGGCAAATGTTGGAAACTATGTCCGTCGATTTAGGAAAAAAGATCGATAGTTTTGTGATCGATATTCAGAAAGAAGCTGGAACAGAGTTCAATGTGAATTCCACCCAACAACTGGCCAATATATTATTTGATATTAAGGGATTACCCGAAATAAAGAAGCGCTCCACTGCAGAGAATGTGCTTCAGCGATTGAAAAATGATAATCCAATCCCCGGACTTATTCTTGAATACAGAAAGCTAAATAAACTTAAAAATACTTATATAGATGCATTGCCGGCGTTGATCCATCCAGAGACAAAGCGGATCCATTCTACATTTAGTCAAACGGTGGCATCAACGGGGCGACTATCCTCAAGAGACCCCAATTTCCAAAATATACCGATTCGTACTGAAGAAGGGCGAGAAATTCGTAAAGCATTTCGTTGCGAAAATAACGACTGGAAAATATTTTCAGCAGATTATTCTCAAATCGAACTACGAATTATGGCTCATATTTCTCAGGATGAAGCATTGGTAGATGCCTTCAATAAAGGTGAAGATATTCATACTCGAACTGCTGCTGAAGTATTTAATGTTGCCATGGAAGATGTCATTCCAGAAATGCGGCGGACTGCAAAAATTGTTAATTTTGGTTTGTTATACGGCGCAGGTCCATTTCGAATGAGCCAGGAATTAGGCATTCCCCTAAAAGAAGCCAAAGCAATCATTGAAGCCTATTTTAATCGTTATTCCGGAATAAAGAATTATATTGATTCCACAGTAGAAAAAGCGCGCGAAAACCATTATGTTGAAACAATGTTGGGCCGCCGTCGCCCAGTTTGGGATATTGATAGTAGTAACCACCTTCATCGAGAAGCAGCCAAGCGAATGGCTATCAATATGCCCATTCAAGGGACTAATGCAGAAATGATTAAACTGGCTATGGTCGCTATCCAGAAAAATATTGAAACGGGTAAATTGAAATCCAAAATGGTACTTCAGGTCCATGATGAATTGGTTTTTGAAGTGCCGGACAATGAGTTAGACTCTTTAGAGTCCATGGTTGTTAAAGAAATGGAAATAGCATTACCCTTATCCGTGCCCATCGTTGTGGATTGTGGCCATGGAAAATCTTGGTACGAAGCGCACTGA
- a CDS encoding pyridoxamine 5'-phosphate oxidase family protein, with product MNSLKTERTRVKRIPERGHYDKQTIYSIIDEAIYCHVGINHNDSPVVIPTIHARKDDTLFIHGSAASRLLKSVQSENNMCVTITLLDGIVLARSAFHHSLNYRSVVIFGNGKIVEDADEKGHALKIVTDHLIPGRWEDARQPNQKELDATTVISISLQEASAKIRKGPPGDEEEDYALPVWAGVMPIAVTKGELISDPVLPETVEIPDYLHEKSKHHKD from the coding sequence ATGAATTCTTTGAAAACTGAACGAACACGAGTTAAGCGAATCCCTGAGCGAGGTCACTACGACAAACAAACTATTTATTCCATAATTGATGAAGCCATATATTGCCATGTAGGCATTAATCATAACGATAGTCCAGTTGTTATTCCAACAATTCATGCCCGTAAAGATGATACCCTTTTTATTCATGGCTCTGCCGCCAGCCGATTACTAAAATCCGTACAAAGTGAAAATAATATGTGTGTTACTATCACTTTATTAGACGGAATTGTCTTGGCCCGATCGGCATTTCATCATTCTCTTAACTATCGTTCGGTAGTCATCTTTGGAAATGGAAAAATTGTAGAAGATGCGGATGAAAAAGGGCATGCACTTAAAATTGTTACTGATCATCTTATCCCTGGCCGTTGGGAAGATGCAAGGCAACCCAACCAAAAAGAACTGGATGCCACGACGGTTATTTCAATTTCACTCCAAGAAGCTTCTGCTAAAATTCGAAAGGGTCCGCCAGGGGACGAGGAAGAAGACTATGCACTCCCTGTCTGGGCTGGCGTTATGCCAATAGCGGTCACAAAAGGAGAACTCATATCCGATCCTGTTTTACCAGAAACAGTTGAAATTCCCGATTACCTCCATGAAAAATCAAAACATCACAAGGATTAG